CACCTTCTGATAACGTTGTCAGCACAAACACGAAACAAGAATGGTTCTTCCCAATAGTATTGACGACAGTCTCTCAAGAACTTCTTCTTTTGATAGGATTCCAATCCCTCCGGAATAAGGTCACTAACCAAGTAGTTAGCAATATCGGCATACCAAGGAGAAAAAGTGCTAGATAGTGCCAATATGTGTTCATCCGGGAATGCATCATTGATTTCAAGATCTCCCTTTGGCCTCCCTACCTCTTCAAGCCTTGATAAATGATCCGCTACTTTATTTTGAGTTCCCTTGCGATCCTTGACCTCGAAGTCAAATTCTTTCACCAACAAGGCCCATCGAATCAACCGAGGCTTTACATCCTTATTTGTCATGAGATAGCGAAGAGCAACATGATATGTGTACACTATcaccttggatcccaacaaaTAAGCCTGGAACTTCTCAAAGGAATAGACAATGGCAAGAAGTTCTTGCTCAGTTACTGTGTAATTCATTTGCACCCCATtgagtgtcttgcttgcataatagaccGGGTGGAGAACCTTGTTGTGACGTTGACCAAGCATTGCTCTAATAGCTACACCACTGGCATCACATATGAGCTCGAAAGGAAGAAACCAAtcgggtgtgacaataataggtgcAGTGGTGAGACTTTGCTTCAATTCCTCAAAGGCTTTGAGGCATTTGTCGTCAAATACAAGTTTGGCATGtttctcaaggagtttgcacataggatttgcaatcttggaaaaatccttgatgaaacgcctATAGAACCCGGCATGCCCCAAGAAACTTCGAACACCTCTAACGAAAGTAGGTGGTGGAAGCTTGGAAATAATCTCGATCTTTTCCCAGTCTACCTCTatgccatgttttgaaattttatgccccaatacAATACATTCAtccaccatgaaatggcatttatCCAAGTTAAGCACAAGGTTGGTCTCTTCACATCTCTTAAGCACTTGTCTAAGATTGTTAAGACAGTGCTCAAAAGAGTCATCTACCACTAAGAAGCCGTCCATGAAAACCTCTAAAAAATCTTCCACCATGTCGAAGAAAATGGACATCATACATCTTTGAAAAGAAGCCGGAGCATTgtacaaaccaaatggcatacgACTAAAAGCAAAAGTTCCATAAGGGCAAGTGAATgttgtcttctcttgatcctcCAATGCGATGTGGATTTGGTTGTAACTGGAAtatccatcaagaaagcaatagaatgaccttcccgctagccaatcaagcatttgatcaataaaaggcatagggaaatggtGTTTGCATGTGGCACTGTtgagcttccggtaatccatacacacCTTCCATCCGGTCACCTTTATTGTAGGGATgagctcatttttatcattttcaacCACAGTCATGCctccctttttcggcacacattgcatcTGGCTCACCCAAAAACTATCGGCAATGGGATAGACTACCCCGATATCCAATcacttgatgatttctttctttaccacctcttgcatggacGGGTTCAACCGTTgttgatgatccacatttggttTCCTCTCGCTCTccaattggatcttgtgtttGCAAATTCCGGGGGGGATCCCTTGGATATCTGAAATTGTCCATCCAATAGCTTGCCTATGCTCCTTCAAGACTTCCAACaattgttctacctgcacatcattcaacaaagaagaaacgattaccggtaaagtatcatttgagccaagaaatttatacctcaagtgtgGTGGAAGTGGTTTGAGCTCTAATTGTGGTGGCTCAATAATAGAAGTCTTTGCAGAAGGAGTGGCTCTATTCTCCAAGTCAAGAGAGAGCTTTGTCGGAGCATAAGTGTAGTACCCAAGCCCCTCCAATGCATTTACCGATTCCATATATCCTTCCATATCTTCACCATCAAAGTTCACCAAAATAGCCGTCAACGCCTCACCAAGGCATTATTCTTCCATCTTCATTTCAACCGCATCTTCAACTttatcaacaacatcaatcaccgagATGCTCTCATATCCATGTTGTAGTTTCATACCCTTGCTTGCTTTGAAATGTGACCTCTTCATCATTCACGTGAAATTTGATCTCATTCCATTCCGAATCCATTAGTGCTCTTCCTGTGCCTAGGAATGGTCTCCCTaaaatgatagggatctctttgtcaacCGCACAATCAAGAATTACAAAATCGGCGGGTAAATGAATCTTTCCCACTTTAACAAGTACATCATCAACAATTCCCACCGGTCTCTTTATGGAACGATagaccatttgcaatctcatacttGTAGGCCTTGGCATACCTAACCCTGCTTTCTTGTAAATGGCAAGAGGCATGAAGTTGATGCTAGCCCCATTATCACAAAGGGCTCTTACAAAATCATGTGCCCCAATAgtacaaggaatggtgaaagctcccaggtcttctttcttttgaacggtagatgttgcaatgatggaactaacccggtgagtcacattcaccacttctTTTTTTGTGGTTCTCTTCTTGGtgatcaaatctttcaaatatttagcaaaacccgacatctcttgaaatacttccacaaatggaatattcaccgataattgcttgagaatgtcatagaacttttcgagtttgctatcatcaaccttcctagaaagtctttgagggaatggaggaggaggtctaggaataggtcgtagagtttttggtgtctcttttaccttttcctttacctcGTCCCGGTTTTCTTGTTGCACTTTCAACTCTTCtggaaccttttcaacttcaacaCCCCTTGGCTCTTTAACCTCAACTTCATGTTTGGACTCTTCAACTTTAACCACTTGTTCACTCCCTCCTTGTAGTACCTTCCCACTCCGAGTAGTAATCGCCATAACATGAGAAGTTGGACCATTCCCACTACCcttggggttcgcaattgtgtcacttggaagtgtccctttttgcttcggattttgttcctagagaggtctctcatttgcatctccaatttttgaatggaTGCGGTAAGAGAACCAACAAGCTTGGTCATATTCCTCATATAAGGGTCGGACTTCTCTTGATTTTGGAATACCCGTTCAAGCATGTCTTCCAACTTAGACTCACTTgaggaaccttgatttgaatattggccctttggaggaaca
This genomic stretch from Nicotiana sylvestris chromosome 9, ASM39365v2, whole genome shotgun sequence harbors:
- the LOC104249118 gene encoding uncharacterized protein, with product MSTTHKEDIKGNNTKVKDIKINGRLTRKGKATNSEEVTKAALIKEQNPKQKGTLPSDTIANPKGSGNGPTSHVMAITTRSGKVLQGGSEQVVKVEESKHEVEVKEPRGVEVEKVPEELKVQQENRDEVKEKMSGFAKYLKDLITKKRTTKKEVVNVTHRVSSIIATSTVQKKEDLGAFTIPCTIGAHDFVRALCDNGASINFMPLAIYKKAGLGMPRPTSMRLQMVYRSIKRPVGIVDDVLVKVGKIHLPADFVILDCAVDKEIPIILGRPFLGTGRALMDSEWNEIKFHVNDEEVTFQSKQGYETTTWI